The genomic interval GCTGGTAGGCCACACGCGCCATGTCCATGGTGCCTGCCAGTCCGTGGTGCATGGCTTTTTCGGGGTCGCCCAGCATCTTGAGCGACCGGGCGGCGCCATCGCCCGCCAGGTCCAGGGCCTTGATGGTGAGCCCGGTGAAGGGCTTGATGAGCGCATCGGCAATCCAGTCCTCGGCCGTGGCGGCCTGCTCGCGCTGCCTGCGGGAGCGCCGGGGCGGCTCTGCGCCGCCGTCCACGATGGACATCGTCACCGAGATCAGCGCAATGCCATCGGCAATGCAGTGGTGGATGCGCACAATGAGCGCGCTGCCCGGCTGCCCGTCATCGCCCACAAAGTCTTCGATCAGGTGCATCTGCCACAGCGGGCGGCGCGTATCCAGGGGCTGCATGGCCAGTTCACCGACCCGGTCCTGCAGTGCACGCTGCATGCTGACGCCCTTGCGGTGTGGCAGCTTCTCGCGCAGCACATGGGCCGTGATGTCGAAGTTGCGGTCTTCTACCCAGGTGGCGCCGGCTGCGTCTTCCACCACCCGCTGGTGAAAGCGCGGGTACTGCAAAAGGCGCTGCTGCACACGTTCGCACAGGGCCTCCCAGGTGATGCCGGGTGACAGGGTCCACACCCCGTTGATCATCATCAGGTTGCTGGGCGAATCCATGCGCAACCACGCGGTATCGACCTTGCTCATGCGCTCGCCCGACAGGCCCAGCATGCCGGTGGCGGCGCGGCGCACGTTCTTTTGCACCACGGTGGCCGCCTTGCGGGCGGCCGGGGGCAGGGCCTGGGCGGCGCGGCGCGCCACTTCGGGGGCCTGGGCACGCGCCTTGCGCAGGCGGCTGGCGGCCCCCTGTGCAGCGGTGGCGCTGGGGGCTGGGATGCGGGTCACCATCGGATGTACACCTGTTGTGGTTGTTTTTGGGGGCTTGCCTCTATGCACGGCGCCACTTGGCGGGGCGCGCAGCCCGTAAGATACAACGCAGCAATCCTTTGCCGATACCGTTCTTTCCCTCCCCTACGAACCCAAGGAGCACACAGACATGGCTGACCTCAACGCCACTTTCGAAGCCGCCGTGGCCAATTCCAAGAACCTCAGCGAGCGCCCTGACAACGCCACACTGCTCAAGATCTACGCGCTGTACAAGCAGGCCACCGCCGGTGACAACAGCGAGAAGAAGCCCAGCTTCTCCGACATGGTGGGCCGCGCCAAGTGGGACGCCTGGGAAAAGCTCAAGGGCACCGGCGCCGACGAGGCCAAGCAGCAGTATGTGGACCTGATCGCGTCGCTGAGCTGATACGGCACGCGCTCCCCACAGGCGACCTCGGGTCGCCTTTTTTTGGCCCGCACGGGGGCAACTCCGAAGGGCGGGCCCACCGGAAGGTGAGCAAAGTGCCAGTTCTCTCTGCCATTGCGGCAAAGGGCGCTGCATTTGGCGGCAGTTTGGGCAATTCCCATTGTTTTGCCGCTCCCGGACACTGGTTTGAGTAGCGGCAGGAGCCTGTCGGGGCCGCCGCAACCATTCCCTTCCGGAGACAAACACCATGGCTTCCCGTCACCCCTTTTCCACCCTTTACCTCAGTGCGCCCGATGTCATAGCGCTGGTGCAACGCAAGGGCATCGAACAATGCCTGCGCGGCATCGCCGACAACATCCATGCAGACTTTCTGCGCTGGAGCGCATTCGACAAGACCGCCCGCGTGGCCAGCCACTCGCGCGACGGCGTGATCGAGCTCATGCCCATTGCCGACGAGCAGACCTATGCGTTCAAGTACGTCAACGGCCACCCCAGGAACACGCGCTGGGGCCTGCCCACGGTGATGGCGTTTGGCGTGCTGGCCGATGTGGCCACCGGCGCGCCGGTGATGGTGAGCGAGCTCACGCTCACGACCGCCCTGCGCACCGCCGCCATGTCGGCCGTGGCGGCCCGCGCACTGGCACGCCCGGGCGCGCGTACCATGGCGCTGATCGGCAACGGCGCCCAGAGCGAGTTCCAGGCGCTGGCCTTTCACCACCTGCTGGGCATCGATACCCTGCGGCTGTTTGACACCGACCCGGCCGCCACCGCCAAGCTGCAGGTCAACCTGCAAGGCACTGCGGGCCTGCGCACCGTGGCCTGCGCTAGCACGGCCGAGGCCGTGCGCGGTGCCGACATCGTGACCACCGTGACGGCCGACAAGACCAACGCCACCATCCTCACCCCCGACCTGCTGGCGCCCGGCATGCACGTCAACGCCGTGGGTGGAGACTGCCCGGGCAAGACCGAGCTGCATGCCGACGTGCTGCGCCAGGCCCAGGTGTTTGTCGAATACGCGCCGCAAACCCGCATCGAAGGCGACATCCAGCAGCTGCCCGCCGACTTTGCCGTCACCGAGCTGTGGGAAGTGCTGGCAGGTCAGCACACCGGTCGGGCCGGCGATGCGGCGGTAACGGTGTTCGACTCTGTGGGTTTTGCGCTAGAGGACTTTTCTGCGTTGCGCTTCTTGCGCGATGCGGCCACCGAGCTCGGCATGGGCCAGCCGATCGAACTGATTCCCGAACTGTCAGACCCCAAGGACCTGTTTGCGGTGCTGCGTTCGTGCAGCCCTGCACTGCGCGCCGTGGCCTGAGAGGCCGCGGCGGGTCAATCCCGCCACACCACGCTGCTGGCCGGGTCTGCGCGGGTGGTGCGGAAATGGTTGGCCGGGTGTGCCAGGTCTGCCATGCCCAACGAGATGCCGCAGACGATGGTGCGGTCGTCGCCAATGCCCAGCACTTCGCGCAACACCCCGGGGTACGATGCCAGTGCCGCCTGCGCGATGGAGCCCACGCCCAGGCTGTGCGCGGCCAGCATGAAGTTGCTCACATAGGCGCCGCAGTCCACCGCGCCGTACACGCCCAGCGCCTCGTCGCTGGTGACGATGGCCACGTGCGGCGCGCCAAACATCGTGAAGTTCTGCGCGGCCTGCTGCGCTGAGGCCTCGCGGTCGCCCCTGGCGATGCCCAGGGCTTCGTACAGACCCCAGCCACATTCACGCCGCCGCTCCTGGTACACGCCCCGGTATTCGCGGGGCCAGGGCAGGTCGGGCGCCGGCGCTGCGGTGGCCATGTGCGACTGCAGTGCGCTGCGCAGGCGTTCCAGCGTGGCACCGCTGGCGATGGTGAGCTGCCAGGGTTGCGCGTTGCACCACGAGGCGGTGCGCTGTGCAGTGGCCAGGATGGATTCGATGGTGCTGCGCGGCAACGGCTGGGGCAGAAAGGCGCGGCAGCTGTAGCGGGTGTGGAGCAGCCCGGAAAGCGTGTCAAAGGCCGGGCTGTGGGCGGCTGTATCCGTGGGCGACATGGTGAGCATCCCGGCGGCTACGCCTTGCGGGCCTTGGCGGCGGGCTTGGCGGTGGTCTTGGGCGCCGGCTTGGCAGCGTCAGCCTCTGCCGCCGGTTTCTTCTTGCCGGCAGCGGGCTTCCTGGCACCGGGGTGGGGCGCGTTGAGCAAGGCATCGAGCTGCTCGCCAATTTCGGCCTCGATGCGGTCCTTGAACGCACCGAACAGAAAACCGAGCTGCGCCTTCATCTCGAACTGGTGCGCATCCACCAGCAGCGTGCCCTTGACGCCCGAGCGGGTGAAGGTGAGCAGGTCTTCCTTCTCACCCTCTTCATAGGTGCATTCCATGTCGAATTTTTCCTCGGCCTTTTCGGCCCAGGAGAAAGCCACTTTGCGGGCTTCCTTGAAGCCCAGGTGGTGGTCGCGGTGGATATGGATGTCAGGCACCGGGTGTCTCCTTGAAGTGTCGGGGTTCAGGTAAAAGGGCGCGCAGGGCCTGGTGGCGCTCGGGCGGGGGCTGCTGCGTCAGTTGTCGTACGGCATCATAAAACCGGGGCCAGTTGCGGCCCTCGCGTTCAAACAAGGCCTCGAACGCGGGCACCAGTTCATCGTAGGCGGCCTGGGCGGCAAAGCTGGCGTTATTGGCCTGGGCCACCCAGCGGTCGTAACCTGCCACCTGGGCCGTGGTGGCCACGGGTGCGGGGCCGCCCGGGGTGCCCAGCCAGCGCGCACGCAGGGCGGCGTAGTCGGTGCGAAAGGCGGTCATTGCTTCACTTTTCATAGCTGTTAGCGCTTTGCCATCAAGCGCTGGAGCCCCTTTTTGTTCATAAATTGCTGCGAGCCGGGCCCGTGTGGCCCGCGTCAGCGCGCGGAAGGCGCTGCGTCGCGCCTCGCTGGTAGCAAAGGCTGCGCGCGCCTCGGGCGTGGACTCGGTGGCCAGCCACTGCGCAATGCCCATGCGCTCCACCGCCGTGGCAAAAGATTCGTTGAACAGGGTGTCGTTCTTGGCGTACACCACCTGGTGCGCCAGCTCGTGGAACAGCAGGCGCACAAAGTCGCCCTCGGGCCAGGCGATGAAGGTGGACAGCAGCGGGTCGCCACCCGCCCAGTTCATGTAACCCAGCGTGGAGTAGGCGGGCACGCCGTACACCTCCACTTCCAGTCCCTGCGCGGCCAGCTCCGCCGCTTCGGCTTGCGCGTCGGACTCGGTGAAGTAGCCCCGGTAGCCAATGCAGCCCGTGACCGGAAAGCACCAGGTGTGCAGCGTGAGGGAATAGGGCGGCGCGGCCACCACGTTCCAGACGGCTGCGGTGCGTTTGAGGTCCGCATAGCGGCGGTAGCTGGCGTTGTCGGGCAGACCCAGCTCGGCCACGGCAAAGGCGCGGGCACGCTGCGCAAGCTGCAGCCGCTCGCGCAGGGCGGGTGGGATGTCGGTGCGGGCGATCCAGCGGTCGATGGGCTCGGCCGCGTGCATCAGCTGCAGGTGGCCGCGCACCGATTGCCAGTAGTAACCCAGCGCGCTGGTGGGGCCCGTGGTGCTGGCACAGCCCGCCAGGGTCAGGCTGATGAGCAAGGCGGGCCAGCGCCGCAGGCGAAGGAAAGGCGGGTGCATGGCGGCAGTTTATGGGCAGATCAGCAAGTCGCGTGCGGCCGGGGTTGTCAGCCTCGCGACGCCCGTTTCTAGAATGTGGCGCATGAACGCTGAAGCCGCCCCTCCCCCGCAGTCGTTGCCCGACGGCCTGTTCGCCGACGAGGCTGGATGCCCGCGCTGCACCTGGTGCCAGGCCACGCCGCTTTACCGCCACTACCATGACACCGAGTGGGGTTTCCCCGTGGCCGACGACCGCAGGCTCTTCGAGAAGATCTGCCTGGAGGGCTTCCAGGCCGGTCTGAGCTGGCTCACCATCCTGAACAAGCGCGAAGCCTTTCGCGCGGCGTTTGCGAACTTCGATGCCGAGCTGGTTGCAGCCTTCGGCCCGGCCGACGTCGAGCGCCTGGTGCAGGATGCGGCCATCGTGCGCCACCGGGGCAAGATCGAGTCCACCATCAACAACGCGCGCCGCGTGCTGGAGCTCAAGCGCGAGTTCGGATCGCTCGCGCACTACGCCTGGCGCTATGAGCCCGCAGCCACCGACCGGCCCGAGCGCATCACGCGCGAAGTGGCGCGCACGCTGTCCACCTCTGCCGCGTCCATCGCCATGTCCAAAGACCTCAAGAAGCGCGGCTGGACCTTTGTGGGCCCCACCACGGTGTACGCCTTCATGCAGGCCATGGGGCTGGTCAACGATCACCTGGAGGGCTGCCATTCGCGCGCCGCAGCGCTGGCTGCGCGCAGGGCGTTTGTGGTGCCGCGCGGCTGAGCGATGGATCGATAGATCGTTCAGGCCCGCGCCACGGGACGCAGCAGCCACAGGGCGGCCAGCGCAGCCAGGCCCAGCAGCGTTGTGAGCCACACGGCCGCTACCCCCACACCGTCGAGCAGCATGCCAAACAGCACCGGTGCAAACGCCTGCGCAACACGGGCGGGCACCATCATCAGGCCCTGGCGGGCGCCATAGCCCGCAGGCCCAAACAACACCAGCGGTAGCGTTCCCTTGGCGATGGTCAGAATGCCATTGCCCGCGCCATGCAGCAGGGTGAACACCGCCGCCGCAGGCCCGCCCACCACCATCAACAGGCCCGCGCCCACGGGGTGTGCCGCGGCAGCCAGCTGGGCCGACAGCAGCGGGTGCAGGCGGCGCAGCAAGCCGAACTCCAGCAGGCGCGCCGCCACCTGCGCAGGGCCCACAAGAGCGGCCATGGCGACTGCCGCCTGCAGCGATGTGCCACTGGCCTGCAGCAGGCGCGGCAAATGCGCGGCCATGGCGGTGCTGGTGAACCAGGTGACGGCAAACACAAAGGACAGCAGCACGGTGGTGCGCAGCGGGTGAGCGGAAGCGGGCGGTGCGGATGCCGCCGGTTCCGTGGTGGCCGCCGCAGGTGCATCCGCTGAAGGTTGGGGAAGCTTTTCTGCAGTGTCGGCGCGTGGCAGCCAGCCGTTGAGCGGCACGCCCACCAGCAAGTGCAATGCCGCCCAGCCGGCACATGCGCCACGCCAGCCCCATTGCACCTCCATCCAGGCCGACAGCGGCCAGCCCACGGTGCTGGCAAAACCTGCAATCAACGTGATGCCGGTGATGGCGCCGCGTGCGCCCTGGCCATACAGCCGCACCAGCGTGGCAAATGCGGCCTCGTACAGGCCGGAGCCCATGGCCACGCCCATCAGCACCCAGGCGGCAAACAGCCCCACCGGGCCTTGGGCCAGCGCCATGCCGGTCAGGCTGGCGGCAAACAGCAGGTTGGTGCCCACCAGCACCGGGCGGCCACCATGGCGGTCGATGGCCCGGCCTGCGAAAGGCCCAAGCAGCGCCGACACGATGAGCGCCACCGAAAACGCTGCGAACACCGTGGGTGTGGCCACGCCCAGGTCGCGCGCCATGGGCGCGGCCAGCATGGCGGGCAGGTAATAGGACGAAGCCCAGGCCAGCGTCTGGGCCGTGCCCAAGCGCGCCACCGTCCAGCGTTGTGACGCGGCACTCATGCGGTGCCGAGCGCCATGGTGTGGTCTATGGCTTCAGGCACGCTGGCCCTGCGCGTTGATGACGACTTCGCCATCTTCTTTGGTGAAAGCGCCTCGCTGCGGCGCAGGCAGGATGTCCAGCACCTTCTCGGACGGGCGGCACAGCCGCGTGCCCAGGGGCGTGACCACAATGGGGCGGTTGATGAGAATGGGGTGCTGAAGCATCGCGGCGATGAGCTGCGCATCGGTGACGCCCGGTGCGTCCAGTTGCAGCTCGGTGAAGAGCGCCTCCTTGGTGCGCACGGCGTTGATCACTGGCTCGCCCGTGGCAGCAATCAGCGCCACCAGCGTGGCGCGGTCGGGCGGGGTTTTCAGGTATTCGATGACCTCGGGCTCCACGCCGCTGTTGCGGATCATGGCGAGGGTGTTGCGGGACGTGCCGCACTTCGGGTTGTGATAGATCGTGATAGTGGTCATGGCGTGCTGGAAAGTAAGGGAGCAACGGGCGAAAGTTTGCCACTGCGCCGGGGCCAGCCCGGCAAATTTTCCAGCGCGCTCAGCAGCCGCTGGCCTGCATCGCTCAGCGCGCCGTCGTTGTGCACTTCCAGGCTGACAGTGCCTGGGGGCGGTGTGTACGCCAGCGCGCGCTGCACCCGGGCCTCCACTTCTTCGCGCGTCTCGCGGCCCCGCGACAGCAGCCGTGCGCGCAGCACCTGCGGGCTGGCGGTGATGTGCACCGCTACGAGGTCCGGGAAGCGCGCCAGGGCCTGGGGCAGGTAGGCACGCGAGCCATTGAGCAGCACCCAGTGCCCTTGCGCCAGCGGCGCCAGTTGCGCATGCCGTACGCCGTAGCCCAGGCCGTTGGCCTGCCAGTGCAGGGCAAACGCGTGCTCGCTGCATAGTGCAGCAAACGCTTGGGGCGAAACGCTGTCATGCGCTTCGCCGCCGGATGTGGCGGCACGGCTGATGGTGCGCTGCGCCCAGTGCACGGTGCAGGGCTGGGGCAGGTGGGCGCGCAGCCAGTCCAGCAGGCTGTCCTTGCCCGCGCCCGAGGGGCCCATGCAGTAAATCAGTCTGCCGGTGGTCATGCGCCCATCTCCAGGTGATCCAGCAGCACAAAGTCTGCACCGGGCGTGGGCTCTGCGAACAAGGCGAGGCTGTTGAATTGGAGGTTGGGCAGGTCCGAGAAGAATTCCTGTGCAGCCTCGAACACCAGCGCCTGCGTTGGCGGGTCCACCTGCGCCAGACTGCCGGTGAGCGACATGTGAAAGCGGAACTCGTCCAGCACAAACGGGTAGCCCCATTGCTGTAGCAGTGCGTCATGCCGGGCGGTGAGCCCTGCCGCGCGGCGCCGCTCCAGGTCCGCGTCAGAAAGAGGGGCGGCCAGGGGCTGCAGCGCGGTTACGCAGGCGGCGGCGGTCTCCTGGATCTGCGCATTGGCGGGGTGCAACGCCGGGGGCACCAGCGCCAGAAAGTCGTCGATGCGTTGCACCTGCAGCGGCGGCAACACAAAGGGTTGCAGCCCGCGTGCCACGGACTGCACGGCCTGGTGCAGCGTGATCCAGTCGGTGCCGGGTTCCAGGGCAAACGGCGCCTTGAGCGTGGCGTGCCAGCCGTAGCGGCGGGGCGCTGCGGTTAGGCGGTGCAGGTCGTCCGCCGCCACGCCGTCGATGGCGAGCTGCTGCAGCGGCTGCAGCAGCGCGGCGCAGCGCCCCAGCCAGTGGCTGCCAGCCAGCCAGCCCAGGCTGCCCGGGTTGGGTGCGAAATAGACCGCATAGCGGTGGTGGGTGGGTGGCATCTCAGGCGTGTTCATCGTGGTCAATGGTCAGTTTCACGCGGTCGCCCGCAAACCAGGCGCGGGCCCATTCGATGGGCGTGCCTGCGAGGTCCACGTTCAGGCTTTCTACCTGCAGCACGGGGCGTGAGGTGGGTTGGCGCAACTGGGCGGCCACTTCAGCGCTGGGCAGCTCTGCGGTGATGCGGCTTTCGCGGCGTGTGTAGTCGGCCACGCCGTGGGCGGTGAAGCCGGCGGTGATGGAGCCTGTCTCGCGCACCACGGCCGCCAGGTTCTCGAAGCGGGGCAGGGGAAAGTAGCGCTCGCTGATGTGCAGGGGCTGGCCCTCGGCGTCGCCCCGCACGCGCAGCGCCAGCAGCGGGCTGCGCGCGGGTACCTGCAGCGCCTTGGCCAAGGCAGCCGTGGCCCGCGTGGTCTGCGCCTGCAGCACCACAAGGCTGCCGCGCAGCCCCGCCTGTGCCAGGCCCTGCTGGTGGCGCGTGCGCTTGCCCAGCACCAGGTCCACCGCAAAGTCTTCGACATAGGTGCCGCTGCCCTGCGTGATGCGCACCAGCCCCTGGCTGCACAGGCTGGCGAGCGAGCGGCGGATGGTGTGGCGGTTCACGCCGAACTGCTCGGCCAGCGCGTGCTCCGAGGGCAGGCGCTGACCGGGAGGGTAAACGCCGCTGCCGATGGCCTCGGCCAGCTCGGCGGCAATGCGCGTCCAGAAGCTGTCGCGCGCAGGGCGCAGTGGTGGTGCTTGCGGGACCTGTAGCGGGGTCGTGAGAGAGGTGGTGCTGGCTGTCATGAAACCTACATGCGCGCTCTTTAAGCTGGCGCCAGTTGTTCAATTTGTCTATACAACTTTCAGGGTACCACTTCCATGTTTCAAGCCTTTGACAACCCGGGGCCGGGCCGCCCCCTGGGCCGCGCGCAGTGGATGGCGCTGCTGGCCCGGGCGCCGCTGGGGCTGCTCGAATCTGCGTTGCACGAGCATGCCACGCGCCCCGCGCGCTGGCTGCGAGCGCCCGAGACCGGCCTGATGATGGTGCAGGGCCGCGCCGGTGGCACGGGCGAGCGCTTCAACCTCGGCGAGGTCACCGTCACCCGCTGCGCGCTGCGCGTGGCCGACGCATCGGACGCCGCCGAGGCCACTGTGGGCGTGGCCTACGTGCTGGGCCGATCGCACCGCCAGGTGCAGCTGGCGGCCCTGGCCGATGCGCTGCTGCAAGACCCTGTTCAGCAACCGGTGCTGGACGCACAACTGCTCGAACCCATCCGCAACCACCTGCGTAATACGCAGGCCGAGCGCCAGGCGCGGGCTGCCAGCACCAAGGTGGACTTCTTTACCGTGGCGCGCGAGAGCGGTGCCGACAACGACGAGGACACCGAATGAGCACGAACCCCTTGGCATCGCTGGGTGCCGGATTTTCGAACGAAGCCTTTGGCAGCCAGGCGGTGTTCCGCGCGGTACTGCAGGCGCTGTCGCATCCCGGCCGCACGGTATCGGTAGAACACGACGCGCAGAACCCCTCTGTGGGGTATGCCGCATCGGCTGCCGTGCTGTTGGCGCTGCTCGACAGTGACTGCACGCTGTGGCTCTCGCCCAGGCTGGCAGCCCGTGATGCCGGTGCCTGGCTGCGTTTTCACACAGGCTGTACCTTGGTGGCCGACGCTGCGCAGGCCCGCTTCATATGGGTAGCGCAGGGCGACGCACTGCCCACGCTGGGCAGTCTGGCCCAGGGTACCGACATTTACCCCGACCAGTCGGCCACTTGTGTGGTCGACGTATTGCGTGCCGCCGAAACCACGGCGGACGCGAGTGATGCGTGGCACTTGCGTGGCCCCGGCATCCAGAAGGTGGCGGCCTTGCAGGTGGATGGTTTGCCCGACGACTTCGAGGCCCAGTGGGCGGCCAACCATGGGGTGTTTCCACGCGGTGTGGATCTGCTGCTGGCCACTGCAGACCACATCGTGGGTCTGCCACGCACCACGCGGGCAACGCGCGGTGCCACTGCCCTTCAGGAGGCCTGAGCATGTACGTAGCCGTCAAAGGCGGAGAAGCCGCCATTCTCAACAGCTACCAGTTGCTGGCCCGCCAGCGCCGGGGCGATGCGGCACAGCCTGAACTCTCGGTGGCGCAGATCCGCCAGCAGCTCAAGCTGGCGGTGGACCGCGTCATGACCGAGGGATCGGTGTACGACCCCGAGCTTGCGGCCCTTGCCATCAAGCAGGCGGCGGGCGATCTGGTGGAAGCCATCTTCCTGCTGCGCGCCTACCGCGCCACGCTGCCGCGCCTGGGCACCACGTGCCCGCTCGATACCAGCCGCATGGCGCTGGACCGGCGCATCTCTGCCACCTTCAAGGACCTGCCCGGCGGACAGGTGCTGGGCCCGACCTACGACTACACGCAACGGCTGCTCGACTTCACTTTGCTCGCGCAGGGCGAAGCAGTTGCAGCACCTGCTGCGCAAGGCAGTGCGGCGGCCTTCACGCCTCCCAACACACCGCGTGTGGTGGACCTGCTCAACCATGAAGGGCTGATCGAGACCCGCCCTGTGCCGCCGGGTGATCCCATGCCCACCGATCTCACTCGCGAGCCGCTGCGTTTCCCCGCCAGC from Acidovorax sp. FHTAMBA carries:
- a CDS encoding wax ester/triacylglycerol synthase family O-acyltransferase, yielding MVTRIPAPSATAAQGAASRLRKARAQAPEVARRAAQALPPAARKAATVVQKNVRRAATGMLGLSGERMSKVDTAWLRMDSPSNLMMINGVWTLSPGITWEALCERVQQRLLQYPRFHQRVVEDAAGATWVEDRNFDITAHVLREKLPHRKGVSMQRALQDRVGELAMQPLDTRRPLWQMHLIEDFVGDDGQPGSALIVRIHHCIADGIALISVTMSIVDGGAEPPRRSRRQREQAATAEDWIADALIKPFTGLTIKALDLAGDGAARSLKMLGDPEKAMHHGLAGTMDMARVAYQLAADAAALALMPDDTPTRLKGQPGSEKRVAWCPPIPLEEVKAIGKALNCSVNDVLLSCVAGAIGGYLRSQGDDPSGQEIRAMIPVNLRPMEDAWKLGNRFGLVPLVLPIGMANPIERVYEVRKRMNALKGSTQPILAFAMLAVAGLMIKPAQDALLNLFGRKTTAVMTNVPGPKEQLTLCGARVTQCMFWVPQSGGIGLGVSILSYGGGVQFGVITDTTLCPEPQQIIDAFAPEFDQLSLLTLMLPWGE
- a CDS encoding acyl-CoA-binding protein, giving the protein MADLNATFEAAVANSKNLSERPDNATLLKIYALYKQATAGDNSEKKPSFSDMVGRAKWDAWEKLKGTGADEAKQQYVDLIASLS
- a CDS encoding ornithine cyclodeaminase, with product MASRHPFSTLYLSAPDVIALVQRKGIEQCLRGIADNIHADFLRWSAFDKTARVASHSRDGVIELMPIADEQTYAFKYVNGHPRNTRWGLPTVMAFGVLADVATGAPVMVSELTLTTALRTAAMSAVAARALARPGARTMALIGNGAQSEFQALAFHHLLGIDTLRLFDTDPAATAKLQVNLQGTAGLRTVACASTAEAVRGADIVTTVTADKTNATILTPDLLAPGMHVNAVGGDCPGKTELHADVLRQAQVFVEYAPQTRIEGDIQQLPADFAVTELWEVLAGQHTGRAGDAAVTVFDSVGFALEDFSALRFLRDAATELGMGQPIELIPELSDPKDLFAVLRSCSPALRAVA
- a CDS encoding nitroreductase is translated as MLTMSPTDTAAHSPAFDTLSGLLHTRYSCRAFLPQPLPRSTIESILATAQRTASWCNAQPWQLTIASGATLERLRSALQSHMATAAPAPDLPWPREYRGVYQERRRECGWGLYEALGIARGDREASAQQAAQNFTMFGAPHVAIVTSDEALGVYGAVDCGAYVSNFMLAAHSLGVGSIAQAALASYPGVLREVLGIGDDRTIVCGISLGMADLAHPANHFRTTRADPASSVVWRD
- a CDS encoding polyhydroxyalkanoic acid system family protein — its product is MPDIHIHRDHHLGFKEARKVAFSWAEKAEEKFDMECTYEEGEKEDLLTFTRSGVKGTLLVDAHQFEMKAQLGFLFGAFKDRIEAEIGEQLDALLNAPHPGARKPAAGKKKPAAEADAAKPAPKTTAKPAAKARKA
- a CDS encoding aminopeptidase, translated to MHPPFLRLRRWPALLISLTLAGCASTTGPTSALGYYWQSVRGHLQLMHAAEPIDRWIARTDIPPALRERLQLAQRARAFAVAELGLPDNASYRRYADLKRTAAVWNVVAAPPYSLTLHTWCFPVTGCIGYRGYFTESDAQAEAAELAAQGLEVEVYGVPAYSTLGYMNWAGGDPLLSTFIAWPEGDFVRLLFHELAHQVVYAKNDTLFNESFATAVERMGIAQWLATESTPEARAAFATSEARRSAFRALTRATRARLAAIYEQKGAPALDGKALTAMKSEAMTAFRTDYAALRARWLGTPGGPAPVATTAQVAGYDRWVAQANNASFAAQAAYDELVPAFEALFEREGRNWPRFYDAVRQLTQQPPPERHQALRALLPEPRHFKETPGA
- a CDS encoding DNA-3-methyladenine glycosylase I — its product is MWRMNAEAAPPPQSLPDGLFADEAGCPRCTWCQATPLYRHYHDTEWGFPVADDRRLFEKICLEGFQAGLSWLTILNKREAFRAAFANFDAELVAAFGPADVERLVQDAAIVRHRGKIESTINNARRVLELKREFGSLAHYAWRYEPAATDRPERITREVARTLSTSAASIAMSKDLKKRGWTFVGPTTVYAFMQAMGLVNDHLEGCHSRAAALAARRAFVVPRG
- a CDS encoding MFS transporter → MSAASQRWTVARLGTAQTLAWASSYYLPAMLAAPMARDLGVATPTVFAAFSVALIVSALLGPFAGRAIDRHGGRPVLVGTNLLFAASLTGMALAQGPVGLFAAWVLMGVAMGSGLYEAAFATLVRLYGQGARGAITGITLIAGFASTVGWPLSAWMEVQWGWRGACAGWAALHLLVGVPLNGWLPRADTAEKLPQPSADAPAAATTEPAASAPPASAHPLRTTVLLSFVFAVTWFTSTAMAAHLPRLLQASGTSLQAAVAMAALVGPAQVAARLLEFGLLRRLHPLLSAQLAAAAHPVGAGLLMVVGGPAAAVFTLLHGAGNGILTIAKGTLPLVLFGPAGYGARQGLMMVPARVAQAFAPVLFGMLLDGVGVAAVWLTTLLGLAALAALWLLRPVARA
- the arsC gene encoding arsenate reductase (glutaredoxin) (This arsenate reductase requires both glutathione and glutaredoxin to convert arsenate to arsenite, after which the efflux transporter formed by ArsA and ArsB can extrude the arsenite from the cell, providing resistance.); protein product: MTTITIYHNPKCGTSRNTLAMIRNSGVEPEVIEYLKTPPDRATLVALIAATGEPVINAVRTKEALFTELQLDAPGVTDAQLIAAMLQHPILINRPIVVTPLGTRLCRPSEKVLDILPAPQRGAFTKEDGEVVINAQGQRA
- the phnN gene encoding phosphonate metabolism protein/1,5-bisphosphokinase (PRPP-forming) PhnN, which encodes MTTGRLIYCMGPSGAGKDSLLDWLRAHLPQPCTVHWAQRTISRAATSGGEAHDSVSPQAFAALCSEHAFALHWQANGLGYGVRHAQLAPLAQGHWVLLNGSRAYLPQALARFPDLVAVHITASPQVLRARLLSRGRETREEVEARVQRALAYTPPPGTVSLEVHNDGALSDAGQRLLSALENLPGWPRRSGKLSPVAPLLSSTP
- a CDS encoding DUF1045 domain-containing protein, which produces MNTPEMPPTHHRYAVYFAPNPGSLGWLAGSHWLGRCAALLQPLQQLAIDGVAADDLHRLTAAPRRYGWHATLKAPFALEPGTDWITLHQAVQSVARGLQPFVLPPLQVQRIDDFLALVPPALHPANAQIQETAAACVTALQPLAAPLSDADLERRRAAGLTARHDALLQQWGYPFVLDEFRFHMSLTGSLAQVDPPTQALVFEAAQEFFSDLPNLQFNSLALFAEPTPGADFVLLDHLEMGA
- the phnF gene encoding phosphonate metabolism transcriptional regulator PhnF → MTASTTSLTTPLQVPQAPPLRPARDSFWTRIAAELAEAIGSGVYPPGQRLPSEHALAEQFGVNRHTIRRSLASLCSQGLVRITQGSGTYVEDFAVDLVLGKRTRHQQGLAQAGLRGSLVVLQAQTTRATAALAKALQVPARSPLLALRVRGDAEGQPLHISERYFPLPRFENLAAVVRETGSITAGFTAHGVADYTRRESRITAELPSAEVAAQLRQPTSRPVLQVESLNVDLAGTPIEWARAWFAGDRVKLTIDHDEHA
- the phnG gene encoding phosphonate C-P lyase system protein PhnG, which gives rise to MFQAFDNPGPGRPLGRAQWMALLARAPLGLLESALHEHATRPARWLRAPETGLMMVQGRAGGTGERFNLGEVTVTRCALRVADASDAAEATVGVAYVLGRSHRQVQLAALADALLQDPVQQPVLDAQLLEPIRNHLRNTQAERQARAASTKVDFFTVARESGADNDEDTE
- the phnH gene encoding phosphonate C-P lyase system protein PhnH; protein product: MSTNPLASLGAGFSNEAFGSQAVFRAVLQALSHPGRTVSVEHDAQNPSVGYAASAAVLLALLDSDCTLWLSPRLAARDAGAWLRFHTGCTLVADAAQARFIWVAQGDALPTLGSLAQGTDIYPDQSATCVVDVLRAAETTADASDAWHLRGPGIQKVAALQVDGLPDDFEAQWAANHGVFPRGVDLLLATADHIVGLPRTTRATRGATALQEA